In Synechococcus sp. MU1617, one DNA window encodes the following:
- a CDS encoding inositol monophosphatase family protein: MVTLVLSDDQLGAVHLLLDRIRARQLQDFGRISSDVKPDGSLITDCDRWSDGALVEGLASIAPGEGVLSEEGSKTVPTTRAYWVVDPLDGTTNFAAGIPYWAISVARFVDGRPSEVFLDVPALDQRFVALRGRGATRNNQSLTSETRALATSACVSLCSRSIRVLQRKPDQRFPGKIRLLGVASLNLVSVAMGQTIASLEATPKIWDLAAAWLVLDELGCPIRWLDADPAQLSPGEDVAERGFPMLAAGSWAHLARFLPWGEALVQR, encoded by the coding sequence GTGGTGACGTTGGTGCTCAGTGACGATCAACTGGGCGCTGTTCATCTGTTGCTGGATCGCATTCGTGCTCGTCAGCTGCAGGACTTTGGTCGGATCAGCTCGGATGTGAAGCCTGATGGTTCGTTAATTACCGACTGCGATCGCTGGAGTGATGGAGCCTTGGTGGAGGGGTTGGCCAGCATCGCCCCTGGGGAGGGTGTCCTCAGTGAGGAGGGATCAAAAACAGTTCCCACGACTCGGGCTTATTGGGTGGTGGATCCCCTGGATGGAACCACCAACTTTGCGGCCGGCATTCCCTACTGGGCGATTTCGGTGGCGCGCTTCGTCGATGGTCGTCCCAGTGAGGTTTTCCTGGATGTGCCAGCGCTTGACCAACGCTTTGTCGCTTTGCGTGGACGCGGTGCCACGCGAAACAATCAATCGCTCACTTCGGAGACCCGAGCCTTGGCCACCAGTGCTTGTGTTTCGCTCTGCAGCCGCTCGATTCGTGTCCTGCAGCGCAAACCTGATCAGCGCTTCCCAGGAAAGATTCGTCTGCTGGGTGTTGCCAGCCTCAATTTGGTGAGTGTTGCGATGGGTCAGACCATCGCTTCACTGGAGGCCACGCCCAAAATCTGGGATCTTGCGGCGGCATGGTTGGTGCTTGATGAACTGGGCTGTCCGATCCGCTGGTTGGATGCGGATCCTGCGCAGCTCTCCCCGGGAGAAGACGTCGCTGAACGCGGATTCCCGATGTTGGCGGCCGGTTCATGGGCCCATTTGGCGCGTTTTCTTCCCTGGGGAGAGGCTCTGGTGCAGCGCTGA